In the Gossypium arboreum isolate Shixiya-1 chromosome 10, ASM2569848v2, whole genome shotgun sequence genome, one interval contains:
- the LOC108489599 gene encoding PX domain-containing protein EREX isoform X2, translating to MVFILLLVMPEISLAYLDIIGIITFSKWLAYCREGVLWRIGWKNFYQILIFPEVFQWQHFLSWKLLRGLVAFDNNQPDAVSSVGSVAPLFLSKNYLDIDNASDLDNASSEISELGTPRQGKDGSAGPSMEHSILEPNLIEPLKKSMKKKVHSGLESDIAGDKVTENNTDRRFLRGDGAEHLPEPDHCKMDGHVRRLSIESIGSDLSSVRASEISNLGIASLFGDGLHDLPESAEASRTLDSLSPNLQFHKDLLILFLSDERHKLKRVLNTLQRRLATANTDMEDLISRLNQEVAVRQFLVTKVKDLEVELETTRENCDENMQQAVLLERERFTQMQWDMELLRKQCLEMELKLKKEQDEKAHIESAKLLLMKESKTLLQELDVAREQLADLQKHHEELEVKSKADVKLLVKEVKSLRSSQSELKQELSRVMKEKLELERIMQKEKKRMEHANAANTKLLHECNLLWDRLQECSVNFLSEEEDKLNVDTSSPSDALDLLTTSDNRIGLLLAEAQLLAQDVENSVVRSEESHKMKDGDKRIDDELRKMLTDMFVDNARLRKQVNSVVRCALNAYVKTDEDDDDDDDSEEEEVEEEEETHLRKTVLSKFL from the exons ATGGTGTTCATTCTCCTTTTGGTAATGCCTGAAATCAGCTTAGCTTATTTAGATATAATAGGAATAATAACATTCTCTAAATGGTTAGCTTATTGCAGAGAAGGTGTTCTTTGGAGGATTGGATGGAAAAACTTTTATCAGATATTGATATTTCCAGAAGTGTTTCAGTGGCAACATTTCTTGAGCTGGAAGCTGCTGCGAGGTCTTGTAG CATTTGACAACAATCAACCTGATGCTGTTTCTTCTGTTGGTAGTGTGGCTCCTTTATTTCTGTCCAAGAACTACTTGGATATTGATAATGCATCTGATCTTGATAATGCTTCTTCTGAGATATCTGAGCTTGGAACTCCAAGGCAGGGAAAAGATGGTTCTGCTGGTCCTTCCATGGAACATTCAATTTTGGAACCCAATTTGATTGAACCCTTAAAGAAAAGTATGAAGAAAAAAGTGCATTCTGGACTTGAAAGTGACATTGCAGGAGATAAAGTTACCGAAAATAATACTGACAGGAGATTTCTTCGTGGAGATGGAGCAGAGCACTTGCCTGAACCGGATCATTGCAAAATGGATGGCCATGTTCGAAGATTGTCAATAGAAAGCATTGGAAGTGATTTAAGTTCAGTCCGAGCAAGTGAAATATCAAACTTGGGAATAGCTAGTTTGTTTGGTGATGGGTTACATGACTTGCCTGAAAGTGCTGAAGCTTCTAGAACCTTGGATTCTCTTAGCCCCAACTTACAATTCCATAAAGATCTGCTTATCCTTTTTCTATCAGATGAGCGTCATAAATTAAAAAGGGTTCTTAATACGCTGCAGAGGAGACTAGCTACAGCAAATACAGACATGGAAGATCTTATATCAAGGTTGAATCAAGAAGTTGCAGTTAGACAGTTCCTTGTAACAAAG GTTAAGGATTTGGAAGTGGAACTTGAAACCACTAGAGAGAATTGTGATGAAAACATGCAACAAGCTGTTTTGCTTGAAAGAGAAAGATTTACCCAAATGCAGTGGGATATGGAGTTGCTTCGGAAACAGTGTTTAGAAATGGAATTGAAGTTAAAGAAGGAACAG GATGAGAAGGCACACATTGAGTCAGCAAAGTTATTATTGATGAAGGAGAGCAAAACGTTGCTGCAAGAGTTGGATGTTGCTAGAGAACAGCTTGCAGACTTGCAAAAACATCACGAGGAGTTAGAGGTGAAATCAAAAGCAGATGTAAAGCTCCTTGTTAAGGAGGTGAAATCTCTTCGAAGCTCTCAATCTGAATTGAAGCAAGAACTTAGCCGTGTGATGAAAGAAAAACTAGAATTGGAG AGGATTATgcagaaggaaaagaaaaggatgGAGCATGCCAATGCTGCAAACACTAAACTGCTTCACGAGTGCAATCTTCTCTGGGATCGGCTCCAAGAATGCAGTGTTAATTTCCTCAGTGAGGAAGAGGATAAGTTGAATGTTGATACTTCATCTCCATCTGATGCTCTGGATCTCTTAACAACTTCTGATAATCGAATTGGTCTCCTTCTTGCTGAG GCACAGCTCCTTGCACAAGATGTAGAAAATTCGGTGGTTAGATCGGAAGAGAGCCATAAGATGAAAGACGGTGATAAAAGAATAGATGACGAGCTGAGGAAGATGCTAACAGATATGTTTGTTGATAATGCAAGATTAAGGAAGCAAGTGAACTCGGTAGTACGTTGTGCTCTCAATGCATATGTGAAGACTGacgaagatgatgatgatgatgatgatagtgAAGAAGAAGAGGTAGAGGAAGAGGAGGAAACCCATTTGAGGAAAACTGTTCTGAGCAAATTCTTGTAA
- the LOC108489599 gene encoding PX domain-containing protein EREX isoform X1, whose amino-acid sequence MNLYAHDLSLFDFTNFSDNPIIDHPSSFASFITTPPSDSDDVDAGNKPTFTATPKSPPKHRHDRTSPLPLGMDWSLPPRRWDGRDTVWPHNPQTGWSYCVTIPSWIILPTSGGSDIVVFYRVQVGIQSPEGVTTTREILRRFSDFLKLLSELKKIFPKKNLPPAPPKRILRVKNRTLLEERRCSLEDWMEKLLSDIDISRSVSVATFLELEAAARSSFDNNQPDAVSSVGSVAPLFLSKNYLDIDNASDLDNASSEISELGTPRQGKDGSAGPSMEHSILEPNLIEPLKKSMKKKVHSGLESDIAGDKVTENNTDRRFLRGDGAEHLPEPDHCKMDGHVRRLSIESIGSDLSSVRASEISNLGIASLFGDGLHDLPESAEASRTLDSLSPNLQFHKDLLILFLSDERHKLKRVLNTLQRRLATANTDMEDLISRLNQEVAVRQFLVTKVKDLEVELETTRENCDENMQQAVLLERERFTQMQWDMELLRKQCLEMELKLKKEQDEKAHIESAKLLLMKESKTLLQELDVAREQLADLQKHHEELEVKSKADVKLLVKEVKSLRSSQSELKQELSRVMKEKLELERIMQKEKKRMEHANAANTKLLHECNLLWDRLQECSVNFLSEEEDKLNVDTSSPSDALDLLTTSDNRIGLLLAEAQLLAQDVENSVVRSEESHKMKDGDKRIDDELRKMLTDMFVDNARLRKQVNSVVRCALNAYVKTDEDDDDDDDSEEEEVEEEEETHLRKTVLSKFL is encoded by the exons ATGAATCTATACGCTCACGATCTCTCTTTATTTGATTTCACCAACTTCTCTGATAATCCTATCATCGATCACCCTTCATCTTTCGCTTCCTTTATCACTACACCTCCCAGTGATTCTGATGATGTTGATGCTGGAAATAAACCAACTTTCACCGCTACTCCTAAGAGTCCACCAAAGCACCGCCATGACCGGACCTCGCCGTTGCCTTTGGGGATGGATTGGTCTTTACCTCCTCGCAGATGG GATGGGCGGGACACTGTTTGGCCTCACAATCCTCAGACAGGGTGGAGTTACTGTGTTACAATTCCTTCTTGGATTATTCTGCCAACATCTGGAGGTTCAGATATTGTCGTG TTTTACCGGGTTCAAGTTGGCATTCAATCACCAGAAGGCGTCACTACCACCCGGGAAATATTACGAAGATTTAGTGATTTCTTGAAGCTACTATCTGAA CTTAAGAAGATATTTCCCAAGAAAAATCTGCCTCCAGCTCCTCCAAAGAGAATTTTGAGGGTAAAAAACAGAACACTGTTGGAGGAG AGAAGGTGTTCTTTGGAGGATTGGATGGAAAAACTTTTATCAGATATTGATATTTCCAGAAGTGTTTCAGTGGCAACATTTCTTGAGCTGGAAGCTGCTGCGAGGTCTT CATTTGACAACAATCAACCTGATGCTGTTTCTTCTGTTGGTAGTGTGGCTCCTTTATTTCTGTCCAAGAACTACTTGGATATTGATAATGCATCTGATCTTGATAATGCTTCTTCTGAGATATCTGAGCTTGGAACTCCAAGGCAGGGAAAAGATGGTTCTGCTGGTCCTTCCATGGAACATTCAATTTTGGAACCCAATTTGATTGAACCCTTAAAGAAAAGTATGAAGAAAAAAGTGCATTCTGGACTTGAAAGTGACATTGCAGGAGATAAAGTTACCGAAAATAATACTGACAGGAGATTTCTTCGTGGAGATGGAGCAGAGCACTTGCCTGAACCGGATCATTGCAAAATGGATGGCCATGTTCGAAGATTGTCAATAGAAAGCATTGGAAGTGATTTAAGTTCAGTCCGAGCAAGTGAAATATCAAACTTGGGAATAGCTAGTTTGTTTGGTGATGGGTTACATGACTTGCCTGAAAGTGCTGAAGCTTCTAGAACCTTGGATTCTCTTAGCCCCAACTTACAATTCCATAAAGATCTGCTTATCCTTTTTCTATCAGATGAGCGTCATAAATTAAAAAGGGTTCTTAATACGCTGCAGAGGAGACTAGCTACAGCAAATACAGACATGGAAGATCTTATATCAAGGTTGAATCAAGAAGTTGCAGTTAGACAGTTCCTTGTAACAAAG GTTAAGGATTTGGAAGTGGAACTTGAAACCACTAGAGAGAATTGTGATGAAAACATGCAACAAGCTGTTTTGCTTGAAAGAGAAAGATTTACCCAAATGCAGTGGGATATGGAGTTGCTTCGGAAACAGTGTTTAGAAATGGAATTGAAGTTAAAGAAGGAACAG GATGAGAAGGCACACATTGAGTCAGCAAAGTTATTATTGATGAAGGAGAGCAAAACGTTGCTGCAAGAGTTGGATGTTGCTAGAGAACAGCTTGCAGACTTGCAAAAACATCACGAGGAGTTAGAGGTGAAATCAAAAGCAGATGTAAAGCTCCTTGTTAAGGAGGTGAAATCTCTTCGAAGCTCTCAATCTGAATTGAAGCAAGAACTTAGCCGTGTGATGAAAGAAAAACTAGAATTGGAG AGGATTATgcagaaggaaaagaaaaggatgGAGCATGCCAATGCTGCAAACACTAAACTGCTTCACGAGTGCAATCTTCTCTGGGATCGGCTCCAAGAATGCAGTGTTAATTTCCTCAGTGAGGAAGAGGATAAGTTGAATGTTGATACTTCATCTCCATCTGATGCTCTGGATCTCTTAACAACTTCTGATAATCGAATTGGTCTCCTTCTTGCTGAG GCACAGCTCCTTGCACAAGATGTAGAAAATTCGGTGGTTAGATCGGAAGAGAGCCATAAGATGAAAGACGGTGATAAAAGAATAGATGACGAGCTGAGGAAGATGCTAACAGATATGTTTGTTGATAATGCAAGATTAAGGAAGCAAGTGAACTCGGTAGTACGTTGTGCTCTCAATGCATATGTGAAGACTGacgaagatgatgatgatgatgatgatagtgAAGAAGAAGAGGTAGAGGAAGAGGAGGAAACCCATTTGAGGAAAACTGTTCTGAGCAAATTCTTGTAA
- the LOC108489499 gene encoding signal recognition particle 54 kDa protein 2 — translation MVLAQLGGSISRAIQQMSNATIIDEKVLNECLNEITRALLQSDVQFKLVRDMQTNIKKIVNLDDLAAGHNKRKIIQQAIFNELCKMLDPGKPGFTPKKGKTSVVMFVGLQGSGKTTTCTKYAYYHQKKGWKPALVCADTFRAGAFDQLKQNATKAKIPFYGSYMESDPVKIAVEGVERFKKENCDLIIVDTSGRHKQEAALFEEMRQVSEATKPDLVIFVMDSSIGQAAFDQAQAFKQSVAVGAVIVTKMDGHAKGGGALSAVAATKSPVIFIGTGEHMDEFEVFDVKPFVSRLLGMGDWSGFMDKIHEVVPMDQQPELLQKLSEGNFTLRIMYEQFQNILKMGPIGQVFSMLPGFSAELMPKGREKESQAKIKRYMTMMDSMTNEELDSSNPKLMNESRMMRIARGSGRHIREVMEMMEEYKRLAKIWSKMKGLKIPKKGEMSALSRNMNAQHMSKVLPPQMLKQIGGMGGLQNLMKQMGSTKDMMGMFGGGGDK, via the exons TTAAACGAATGCCTCAATGAAATCACCAGAGCTCTTCTTCAATCCGATGTTCAATTCAAGCTCGTTCGTGATATGCAAACTAATATTAAGAAGATCGTCAATCTTGATGATCTAGCTGCCGGTCATAACAAGCGAAAAATCATCCAACAG GCAATTTTTAATGAACTTTGTAAGATGTTGGATCCTGGGAAGCCGGGTTTCACACCGAAGAAAGGGAAAACGAGTGTTGTGATGTTTGTTGGTTTACAAG GGTCTGGAAAAACAACTACATGTACAAAATATGCCTATTATCATCAGAAAAAAGGTTGGAAACCAGCTCTAGTCTGTGCTGATACGTTCAGAGCTGGtgcttttgatcaattgaagcAGAATGCCACTAAAGCTAAGATTCCATTTTATGGAAG CTACATGGAGTCAGATCCTGTGAAAATTGCTGTGGAAGGTGTTGAGAGGTTTAAGAAAGAAAATTGTGATCTTATAATTGTGGATACCAGTGGGCGCCATAAACAGGAGGCTGCCCTATTTGAGGAAATGCGTCAAGTCTCTGAAGCAACG AAACCAGATCTTGTTATTTTTGTTATGGATAGTAGTATAGGTCAAGCAGCTTTTGATCAAGCTCAAGCATTTAAACAAAGTGTTGCAGTTGGTGCTGTAATTGTCACAAAAATGGATGGTCATGCAAAGGGTGGGGGTGCTCTCAGTGC GGTTGCTGCTACTAAGAGTCCTGTCATATTTATAGGAACTGGAGAGCACATGGATGAGTTTGAAGTGTTTGATGTTAAACCATTTGTAAGCCGCCTTCTAG GCATGGGTGACTGGTCTGGATTCATGGACAAAATTCATGAAGTTGTTCCCATGGATCAACAACCTGAGCTTCTCCAAAAGCTTTCAGAAGGGAACTTTACCTTAAGGATTATGTATGAGCAATTTCAAAACATACTCAAAATGGGTCCAATTGGGCAG GTTTTCTCAATGCTTCCAGGATTTAGTGCTGAACTAATGCCGAAAGGTCGTGAAAAAGAAAGCCAGGCAAAGATCAAGCGCTACATGACCATGATGGACTCAATGACGAATGAAG AGTTGGATAGCTCAAATCCCAAGCTCATGAATGAATCAAGGATGATGCGAATAGCGCGGGGGTCAGGACGTCATATTCGAGAGGTAATGGAAATGATGGAGGAGTACAAGCGGCTAGCAAAGATATGGAGCAAGATGAAGGGGCTGAAAATTCCAAAGAAGGGTGAAATGAGTGCGTTGTCTCGGAACATGAATGCACAGCACATGAGCAAGGTCCTTCCTCCGCAGATGTTAAAGCAAATTGGGGGTATGGGTGGGTTGCAGAACTTGATGAAGCAAATGGGTTCTACCAAAGACATGATGGGGATGTTTGGAGGTGGTGGGGACAAGTAA